CATTGAGAACCAGAACGGGGGCCTGCATAACTGCCTCTAATTCTGCGAATTATAGCACACTCATCTCAAGCGCACAGACGCCCGAACGAGTTCCACCGGCAGGTATATGCTCTCAAGTACGCGACACCCACCTGGCATTAATCCCCTTCTGTTGGCCCAAAAACATGTGCAGCTGGGCACCATGCTCCTGGACATGGCGCATGTTATCCAGCAGCAGCTCAGCGTAGCTGATCTTCCAATTGCTCCAGGGGAATTCACAGTCTTGATGGGCTTTTTCATCCGTGAAGGTATCTAATATCCGAGAACATTCCAGGCGGCAGTGATCAAGATAAGCAAGCAGCTCATCCTTAGTAAACACTTTTTCCGGGAGCACTCCTTGTGGTTCCAGCTCGTTGAGGTCAAACGGTGCCGGTGGAGTGAAGCCTTCGGCAGTACCAGACAGGTAGAGATCCAACCAGAACAATGCGTGGTAAGTCACGTACCAAAAATCGGAGAACCCGGGTGGCGCGGTAAGGTCGTCCCACAGCTTCGCCTGCCAAAGTTCATCTGGGCAGGCGCTGATCGCCTCGCTGAGCATCTCGATCGAGGCGATAAATTGGCTCTTTAGCACTTTTTTCCAAAGCTCGTCCATCCGGTTCACCTA
Above is a genomic segment from Anaerolineales bacterium containing:
- a CDS encoding DinB family protein, which codes for MDELWKKVLKSQFIASIEMLSEAISACPDELWQAKLWDDLTAPPGFSDFWYVTYHALFWLDLYLSGTAEGFTPPAPFDLNELEPQGVLPEKVFTKDELLAYLDHCRLECSRILDTFTDEKAHQDCEFPWSNWKISYAELLLDNMRHVQEHGAQLHMFLGQQKGINARWVSRT